The following are encoded in a window of Gossypium raimondii isolate GPD5lz chromosome 13, ASM2569854v1, whole genome shotgun sequence genomic DNA:
- the LOC105784488 gene encoding agamous-like MADS-box protein AP1, whose translation MGRGRVQLKRIENKINRQVTFSKRRAGLLKKAHEISILCDAEVALIVFSHKGKLFEYSTDSCMEKILERYERYSYAERQLVATEPESQGNWSMDYNRLKAKVELLQRNHRHYMGEELESLSLKELQNLEQQLDTALKLIRSKKNQLMYESISELQRKEKAIQEQNTMLAKQIKEREKTVAQQQQQQPQWGQQDHGLNTSSFLLPQPPPCLNIGGTYQEEATEMRRNELDLTLEPIYSCHLGCFAA comes from the exons atggggaGAGGTAGGGTTCAGTTGAAGAGGATTGAGAACAAGATCAACAGGCAAGTTACTTTCTCCAAAAGGAGAGCTGGGTTGTTGAAGAAAGCTCATGAGATCTCCATCTTGTGTGATGCTGAGGTCGCTTTGATTGTCTTCTCCCACAAAGGGAAGCTCTTTGAATACTCCACTGATTCCTG CATGGAGAAGATCCTTGAACGCTATGAAAGGTATTCTTATGCTGAGAGACAACTTGTTGCTACTGAGCCTGAATCTCAG GGAAACTGGTCCATGGACTATAATAGACTTAAAGCTAAGGTTGAGCTCTTGCAGAGAAATCACAG GCATTACATGGGAGAAGAATTAGAGTCATTGAGTCTCAAGGAGCTGCAGAATTTGGAGCAGCAGCTTGATACTGCTCTTAAACTTATTCGTTCAAAAAAA AACCAACTCATGTATGAGTCAATATCAGAGCTTCAGAGAAAG GAGAAGGCAATACAGGAGCAAAACACCATGCTAGCAAAGCAG ATCAAAGAGAGGGAGAAGACAGTGGCGCAGCAACAGCAGCAGCAGCCGCAATGGGGGCAGCAAGACCATGGCCTCAACACATCATCCTTTCTGCTGCCACAGCCTCCTCCCTGTTTGAATATCGG TGGCACATACCAGGAAGAAGCAACAGAAATGAGGAGGAATGAACTAGACCTTACTCTGGAACCTATTTACTCATGCCATTTGGGATGCTTTGCTGCATGA
- the LOC105784489 gene encoding E3 ubiquitin-protein ligase At3g02290 has product MGACCCCLGIRDPEQHVSPFISLNSVIHALRSKFTGVRSNEQSDSPASNSQVSAPLDSNAAFNNIITHTARVLHSEADTTPSYEYDRIEGREDYRLNHTEHASIGNKSAGVQCESQLKFSHDKPETEVGCGYGSLEDENVCPTCLEDYIPENPRIVLQCSHTYHLGCIYEWMERSENCPICGKVICFYKVLQLLHFLF; this is encoded by the exons ATGGGAGCTTGTTGCTGTTGTTTGGGTATCAGGGATCCTGAACAACATGTTTCCCCTTTTATCAGTCTCAATAGCGTCATTCATGCCCTCAGGAGCAAG TTTACCGGAGTAAGGAGCAACGAGCAATCGGATTCCCCCGCTTCGAATTCTCAAGTGTCAGCCCCTTTGGATTCTAATGCTGCATTTAACAATATCATCACACATACTGCAAGGGTCTTGCATTCCGAAGCTGATACGACACCCTCCTACGAGTACGATCGGATCGAAGGAAGAGAGGATTATCGACTCAATCACACGGAACACGCAAGTATAGGAAACAAATCAGCTGGAGTTCAATGCGAATCTCAATTGAAGTTCTCACACGATAAACCTGAAACTGAAGTTGGTTGTGGCTATGGATCATTAGAAGATGAAAATGTTTGCCCCACATGTCTTGAAG ATTACATTCCTGAAAATCCAAGAATAGTTCTTCAATGTTCCCACACTTACCACCTTGGTTGCATATATGAGTGGATGGAGAGATCCGAAAACTGTCCTATTTGTGGAAAGGTAATTTGTTTCTACAAGGTTCTGCAATTACTCCATTTTCTGTTCTAA